In Paenibacillus xylanilyticus, the genomic window GGGGCTGCTTCATGTCACAGCCGTTTCGAGCGGTTTACCACGATTCCACCGGACATCTGGATATTGAATATGATCGCAGGGTGGGCTATTATTCCATGACCGCGGATCATCTCCACGATCATTATGAGCTCTATTATCTCCTGAAGGGGGAACGCATCTATTTTATTAAAGACCGTTCCTACCATGTCAAAGCCGGGGATTTTGTATTTGTTGACCGGAATGCTGTACATAAAACCCTGGAAAGCGGAAGGCCTGATCATGAACGAATTGTACTGTATCTGAAGCAGGAGCTTTTTGAAGAAATGAGTATTGCCCCTGCGTTGATGGAGGGGTTAAAAGAGCCCTTTGAATGGGAAGTTCCGATGTTAAGACTTCCATCACCTATTAGCGAAACGGCAGAACGGATCATTCAAGAAATGATTGATGAGATGATTCAGCCTAAGGCTGGGAGCAGCCTGCTGCTCCGCCACCGCTCCATTGAATTGCTGCTTCTCGCATATCGCAATCAGGAGCAGGGGAGGGTATATCCTGTCGAGAGCGAGCCGGTCCTTCATCCGAAGACGCAAGCCGTTGTTCGCTTCCTGAATGATAATTATCGGAACCCTCTAACGCTGCCAGAAGTTGCGGCAGAATTTCGAATTAGTCCACATTACCTCAGTCGGTTATTTAAACAAACCACGGGTTTTACTTTCATTGATTATTTGAATTTGCTACGCGTGAAGGAAGCGCAGCGGCTGCTGCGCGAGAGCGAGGACTCCATTACGGAGATCGCCTGGCGGGCAGGCTTCAGCAACTTTTCTCATTTTGGCAAAGTGTTCAAGCGAACCGTACAGATGTCTCCACGAACATACAGGCAGGGGGATGGGAAGTCGCGTCCTTCATAATCAATGCAGCGATTACAGGATCATGCGCAGATCATCCAAAAAGACCTGATTAAGCCTGCATCAGCAGGAACTTGTTCAGGTCTTTTCCGTATTTTTCACAATATAAAGATGCTAATCATCTACCTCATGGGTTCAAACCGAAATAGGACTCGCATCTGTCTCCGGACGGAGCTTCAATTGCAGTTCTTCATCCCGATTACAGACCATCACCCCATTCACCACATCCAGGCGTGCAGCTTGAATGGAGGAACGACGAGCAGGCTCACTGGCATGATCTACTCCTTCAATGCGATCGGGATGGGTGAAGTAGAAAATATAAGCTGTATCATCCTGGACCACTACATCTGCATGCAAACCGATAACGCCATCGTCTTCACGTGTCCCCGGCTGGTCGAGAATCATGCTGTTCCATACCCAATTCTCCAGATCATCCGATTGGTATACAGCCTGTCCTCTCCATTCATCCACAATCATCCAGTAGGTGTTATGAAAGCGGAAAACGTTGGGTCCTTCGTGGGCGCGACCTGTAATGACGGGACCGATAACATCCCAGTGGTAAAGATCCGTGCTGTCTGCAGCATAGGTATGCGATCCATTTGCCTCATCTTTGTACCACATCCGAAACCGCCCATCCGGCAGCGGATATATACAGGCATCAATGACACGGTTCGAGCTGAGCTCCAGTTTGCCATGATAAGTCCAGGTCAGCAGATCCGGGCTTGTGTAATGCAAAATGTGGCGGTCATGATTCGGCCAGTCATGGGGCACGCCTTGAATATAACTGACATACATGTGATATGTGTTATCATGCCAGAAAATTTCCGGCGCCCAGAACGTATTATGTCCCCATTCATGCTCCAAACCAGTTAACGTACCACGATAGGTCCACGTCTGCCCTTCATCGGAGGATGAGGCAACGCCGAGATCCGTGCCATGAACCCAGGCGAATTTCGGTCCTCCTGCGGTAGCTCTGCGGTTGGTGTAGATTATCCACCAGGTCTGTTCAGCGCGGTTCCATACCACGACCGGATCAGCGGCTCCATCGAAGATGGGGTCACGGAATAAGGGTGCATTCAAGATAACGTCCTCCTTTGAGTAGACAGATCATTTCTGTACTTGTTTATAACTATCGTAATAGAGAATAACAGGAATTACAATATAACGTTTTCAAAAGGATAGAATTAATATATGGAATAATCCTGTGAGAGGGATTGCAACGTAGAAGTGTTTTTGGATGATCCAATGATCTGATAAACTATAAGTAGCGAGATTAGAGCATAACGTTACTTCATCAAAGTGACATTCATAGAAATCGAAAAGTTATAGTTCATCATGTTCAAAGCGAATCATTGCTTAAGCCTAAGATGGAGCGTATATTAATGTTTATCCAAAATAGTAATATATTGATAGGTTTACGCTTAAACATTGTCTCTTGGGAGGGAAAGCGATGATAGCAGCGAGATTGAATGAACTGGGGATTATTTTGCCTGAGGCAAGTGCTCCGGCTGCAAAGTATGCTAATGCGGTTATAGTAAATGGATTAATGTATGTATCAGGGAAAGGTCCGGATACGTTGGAGCGTGGCAAATTGGGAGAGGACTTCACGACCGAACAGGGATATGAATTTGCCCGAAATGCCGGGATTCAGGTGCTCGCTGTAGTCCAGGATGTGCTGGGTTCACTGGACCTGGTGAAACGTGTGGTCAAAGTTCAGGGTTTTGTTAACGCATCGGCTTCTTATCAGGAACATCACAAGGTGTTGAACGGGTTTTCAGATTTAATGATGGATGTATTTGAGGAAAAGGGCGTGCATGCACGTTCGGTTTTTGGAGCTGTTTCCGTCCGGGATAACCTCCCCCTTATTGTGGATTCGATATTCCAAGTAGAGGAGTAGGAGACGATGTCTAACATGGAACCAATAAATCCAATTATGCTGTCCTTTCCCGAGCGCTTCGACACAGCTCGTCTCATGATCCGAGCTCCAGAGTGGGGAGATGGCTCAGAAGTCAACGAGGCTATTCGCGAGAGTGTTGAGCAGCTGCGGCCATGGCTGCCATTTGCCGAAAAGGTACCTT contains:
- a CDS encoding AraC family transcriptional regulator; amino-acid sequence: MSQPFRAVYHDSTGHLDIEYDRRVGYYSMTADHLHDHYELYYLLKGERIYFIKDRSYHVKAGDFVFVDRNAVHKTLESGRPDHERIVLYLKQELFEEMSIAPALMEGLKEPFEWEVPMLRLPSPISETAERIIQEMIDEMIQPKAGSSLLLRHRSIELLLLAYRNQEQGRVYPVESEPVLHPKTQAVVRFLNDNYRNPLTLPEVAAEFRISPHYLSRLFKQTTGFTFIDYLNLLRVKEAQRLLRESEDSITEIAWRAGFSNFSHFGKVFKRTVQMSPRTYRQGDGKSRPS
- a CDS encoding glycosyl hydrolase; amino-acid sequence: MNAPLFRDPIFDGAADPVVVWNRAEQTWWIIYTNRRATAGGPKFAWVHGTDLGVASSSDEGQTWTYRGTLTGLEHEWGHNTFWAPEIFWHDNTYHMYVSYIQGVPHDWPNHDRHILHYTSPDLLTWTYHGKLELSSNRVIDACIYPLPDGRFRMWYKDEANGSHTYAADSTDLYHWDVIGPVITGRAHEGPNVFRFHNTYWMIVDEWRGQAVYQSDDLENWVWNSMILDQPGTREDDGVIGLHADVVVQDDTAYIFYFTHPDRIEGVDHASEPARRSSIQAARLDVVNGVMVCNRDEELQLKLRPETDASPISV
- a CDS encoding RidA family protein codes for the protein MIAARLNELGIILPEASAPAAKYANAVIVNGLMYVSGKGPDTLERGKLGEDFTTEQGYEFARNAGIQVLAVVQDVLGSLDLVKRVVKVQGFVNASASYQEHHKVLNGFSDLMMDVFEEKGVHARSVFGAVSVRDNLPLIVDSIFQVEE